The Mucilaginibacter terrenus genome has a segment encoding these proteins:
- the cmk gene encoding (d)CMP kinase, with product MGNNIVVAIDGYSSCGKSTLAKALAKKLNYIYVDSGAMYRAVTLYFLRNNIDLNDHDSIEQALKNIHLNFHSRDYESHITLNDEEVSEEIRQMPVSTNVSPVSALKEVRREMVKQQQRMGRSKNIVMDGRDIGTAVFPNASLKLFMTADPKVRAERRYKEIHTKNPEVTLAEVFENIAQRDYADTTRAESPLVRADDAVILDNTNLTPEQQLQFALDRITPLLKV from the coding sequence ATGGGCAACAATATCGTAGTAGCCATAGATGGCTATTCATCATGCGGCAAAAGCACATTAGCCAAAGCTTTGGCTAAAAAACTAAATTATATATATGTTGATAGTGGGGCTATGTACCGCGCGGTTACCCTCTATTTCCTGCGTAACAATATAGACCTGAATGATCATGACAGTATCGAGCAGGCATTAAAGAACATTCACCTTAATTTCCATTCGCGTGATTACGAGTCGCACATTACGTTAAATGATGAGGAGGTATCTGAAGAGATACGCCAAATGCCTGTATCAACAAACGTAAGCCCTGTTTCTGCTTTGAAAGAAGTGCGCCGTGAGATGGTGAAGCAACAGCAGCGCATGGGCCGCTCGAAGAACATTGTGATGGATGGCCGTGACATTGGCACCGCAGTATTTCCGAATGCTTCCCTTAAATTGTTCATGACCGCCGACCCGAAAGTGCGGGCAGAACGCCGTTATAAAGAGATACATACTAAAAATCCGGAGGTTACCCTGGCTGAGGTATTTGAGAATATCGCTCAGCGCGACTACGCTGATACAACCCGTGCAGAAAGCCCGCTGGTAAGGGCTGATGATGCTGTTATACTCGACAATACCAATCTTACCCCCGAGCAGCAGTTACAATTTGCATTGGACAGGATAACGCCGCTGCTAAAAGTCTGA
- a CDS encoding deoxycytidylate deaminase — protein sequence MDKPTFDNIFMNLATDLAKRSHCVKAQVGAVLAKDTRIISIGYNGPPAGTHNCDEEFPETGCPRDSKGSCSLALHAEENAILYAVKNGANLEGATLYTTLSPCLPCARLIYSAGIKQVYFDKSYAQYKGLSSDEGVDFLNKFGVSAVKAG from the coding sequence ATGGATAAACCAACTTTCGATAACATCTTCATGAACCTGGCGACGGACCTGGCTAAACGTTCACACTGTGTTAAGGCGCAGGTAGGAGCGGTGCTGGCTAAGGATACCCGTATTATATCAATAGGGTACAACGGACCGCCTGCCGGCACGCACAACTGCGATGAAGAGTTTCCGGAAACAGGTTGTCCGCGCGATAGTAAAGGAAGCTGCTCGCTGGCTTTGCATGCCGAAGAAAACGCTATACTTTATGCGGTAAAGAATGGTGCCAACCTGGAAGGTGCTACTTTATACACTACCTTATCGCCTTGCCTGCCCTGCGCGAGGCTTATTTACTCGGCCGGCATCAAACAAGTATATTTCGATAAATCGTACGCGCAATACAAAGGCCTTTCCAGTGATGAAGGCGTAGACTTCCTGAACAAGTTCGGGGTGAGCGCGGTAAAAGCTGGGTAA